The region TTTTTCCGCGGATTTCCACGTCAAATTGCTGGCCAGGCTGAGCATATCCGGCCTCAACCAGCGCAAGACCGATATTCTTGTCAAGGGTAGGTGCATAAGACCCGGTTGTCACCGTGCCAATCCGGCGTCCCTCGCTGATTACCGGGTAATCGGCTCTGGGGATACCCCGGCCGGTAAGAACAAAACCGGCAATTTTCCGTTTGGGTCCGTGCGCTTTTTGTTCGGCCAGAGTAGCCCGCCCGTTAAATTCACCTTTATCTAAGCTAACAAATTTGTCGATCCCTGCCTCAATGGGCGTAACGGCGGCCGACAATTCATGGCCGTACAAAGGAAGAGCGGCTTCAAACCGCAGCGTGTCGCGGCATCCCAGGCCGGCCGGCATCAGACCATAGGGTCTGCCTGCCTCCATGACAGCTTCCCAAAGGTAAGCGGCCTCTTCCGGACAACAATAAATCTCAAAACCATCTTCACCCGTATAGCCGGTCCGGGAAAGCATGACCGTCTTGCCGGCTACGCGGGCTTCCGGTATAAACCAGTAATAGCCAAGTTGCTCTACAGGAGTGTCAGTCAAATTGCGCAAGATAGCCTCAGCCAGTGGTCCCTGCAGGGCCAGTTCGGCAGTTTCATCTGATAAATTCGTTAATTCTACATCGAACCCGGCGCTATTTTCCGTCAGCCAGCGCCAATCTTTCTCAATGTTGGCAGCGTTAATAACCAGCAAGTATTCATCATGATTGCGTTTGTAAATGAGCAAATCGTCAACCGTGCCGCCATCAGGGTAACACATGGGCGTATATTGTACCTGCGTGTCCGCTAAACGGGAAACATCATTAGTTACCAGTTTCTGCAAAAATACCAGAGCGTCCGGCCCTGTCACCAAAACCTCACCCATATGGGAAACATCAAATAGTCCGGCTTTTTCCCTAACCGCCTTGTGTTCGTCAAGAATCCCCGTATACCGGACGGGAAGCAGCCAGCCGCCGAATTCGACGATTTTACCACCGTACTTGACATGGGTCTCATAGAGTGGCGTCTGCCGTGCTGTCATGCATTCATCTCCTTTTTCGTACAGAATACTTAATATTAAACTATTCCACTGCCCCAATACCGCGTGCTCTGCCGACAAAAGCGGACAAAATAAAAAACAGAG is a window of Sporomusaceae bacterium ACPt DNA encoding:
- the gcvT gene encoding Aminomethyltransferase, with protein sequence MTARQTPLYETHVKYGGKIVEFGGWLLPVRYTGILDEHKAVREKAGLFDVSHMGEVLVTGPDALVFLQKLVTNDVSRLADTQVQYTPMCYPDGGTVDDLLIYKRNHDEYLLVINAANIEKDWRWLTENSAGFDVELTNLSDETAELALQGPLAEAILRNLTDTPVEQLGYYWFIPEARVAGKTVMLSRTGYTGEDGFEIYCCPEEAAYLWEAVMEAGRPYGLMPAGLGCRDTLRFEAALPLYGHELSAAVTPIEAGIDKFVSLDKGEFNGRATLAEQKAHGPKRKIAGFVLTGRGIPRADYPVISEGRRIGTVTTGSYAPTLDKNIGLALVEAGYAQPGQQFDVEIRGKNVPAQVIAKPFYRRKGE